One Thalassospira marina DNA window includes the following coding sequences:
- the rfbC gene encoding dTDP-4-dehydrorhamnose 3,5-epimerase: MQFDRFDIEGPLLFVPNQHRDPRGTFAETFREDEFAAAIGDASLVQENQSVSGPVNTIRGLHFQVNPHAQGKLVRVTHGAILDVAVDIRPDSPTFGKHIRIELSDQNWYQLWVPPGFAHGFRTLVPDTTVVYKVSDYYSPEHDRGIVWNDPELNIDWQLGRMVPVISEKDENHPSFGEWKTRSESQGFLMDEVAIPQHHPAPVDMWDYQPMQAS, encoded by the coding sequence ATGCAGTTTGATCGATTTGACATTGAGGGACCGTTGCTTTTTGTGCCCAATCAGCATCGTGATCCGCGCGGCACCTTTGCCGAAACCTTCCGCGAAGACGAATTTGCCGCCGCCATTGGTGATGCCAGCCTGGTGCAGGAAAACCAATCCGTCAGCGGGCCGGTAAATACCATTCGTGGCCTGCATTTTCAGGTGAACCCGCATGCGCAGGGTAAACTGGTGCGGGTCACACATGGCGCCATTCTGGATGTCGCCGTTGATATCCGCCCTGACAGCCCCACCTTTGGCAAACATATCCGGATCGAGCTTTCAGACCAGAACTGGTATCAGCTTTGGGTGCCGCCGGGATTTGCCCATGGGTTCCGTACCCTGGTGCCTGATACGACCGTGGTTTACAAAGTCAGCGATTATTACAGCCCCGAACATGACCGTGGCATTGTCTGGAATGACCCGGAACTGAATATTGACTGGCAATTGGGCCGTATGGTGCCTGTTATTTCGGAAAAGGACGAAAATCATCCTTCCTTTGGTGAATGGAAAACCCGTAGCGAAAGCCAGGGTTTTTTGATGGATGAAGTCGCGATCCCCCAGCACCATCCTGCGCCGGTTGACATGTGGGACTACCAACCGATGCAGGCATCGTAA
- the galE gene encoding UDP-glucose 4-epimerase GalE, whose product MTVLVTGGAGYIGSHAALALLDAGRKVVVLDNLSQGHRWAVPAGAAFVEGDCGDIDLVSRVIREHDVTAIMHFAGSIIVPESVVYPLDYYYNNTVNSRALAQAAVDSKVRHFIFSSTAGVYGEPAKTPILEDFPSKPISPYGTSKMMTEKMLQDASVAHDMNFVALRYFNVAGADPKGRAGQTSRKATHLIKIASQAASGVRSHLDVYGDDYATKDGTCVRDYIHVSDLANAHVLALEYLEKGGESDVMNCGYGRGFSVYEVIDAVKRVSGNDFTVNLAERRAGDPAALIAGADRIREKLNWKPEYDNLDTIVTHALAWEESLKQRQANAA is encoded by the coding sequence ATGACAGTACTTGTTACCGGTGGCGCAGGTTATATTGGCAGTCACGCCGCACTGGCCCTTCTCGATGCAGGGCGCAAAGTTGTTGTTCTTGATAATCTGAGCCAGGGCCATCGCTGGGCTGTTCCGGCAGGGGCTGCCTTTGTCGAAGGTGATTGTGGCGATATCGACCTGGTATCGCGCGTGATCCGCGAACATGACGTTACCGCGATCATGCATTTCGCAGGCTCCATTATCGTTCCGGAATCTGTCGTTTATCCGCTTGATTACTACTATAACAACACGGTTAATTCCCGGGCCCTGGCACAGGCCGCCGTGGACAGCAAGGTTCGCCATTTCATTTTCTCGTCCACTGCGGGCGTTTACGGCGAACCGGCCAAAACCCCGATCCTTGAAGACTTCCCGTCAAAACCGATTTCGCCCTATGGCACGTCAAAAATGATGACGGAAAAAATGCTGCAGGATGCATCGGTCGCGCACGACATGAATTTTGTCGCGCTGCGTTATTTTAACGTTGCCGGTGCCGACCCGAAAGGCCGGGCAGGGCAGACATCGCGCAAGGCCACCCACCTGATCAAGATCGCCAGTCAGGCCGCCAGCGGTGTTCGCAGCCATCTTGATGTGTATGGCGATGATTACGCCACCAAGGACGGCACCTGTGTTCGCGATTACATCCATGTCAGCGACCTTGCCAACGCCCATGTGCTGGCCCTTGAATATCTGGAAAAGGGCGGCGAAAGCGATGTCATGAATTGCGGTTATGGTCGTGGTTTCTCGGTCTACGAGGTGATTGACGCCGTTAAACGTGTGTCGGGAAATGATTTCACGGTGAACCTTGCCGAACGCCGTGCAGGCGACCCGGCGGCATTGATTGCCGGTGCCGATCGCATTCGCGAAAAGCTGAACTGGAAACCGGAATACGACAATCTTGATACCATCGTTACCCATGCACTTGCCTGGGAAGAAAGCCTGAAACAGCGCCAGGCCAACGCAGCCTGA
- a CDS encoding polysaccharide pyruvyl transferase family protein, with amino-acid sequence MVENIKPGRKPRIGVLMPAGKVVEGKGVVTHTFGAPQRATELFTNIGDCFVYDSSLRILDYAELYPIYGQSSGGLSEEQIEKINTLDYIFLRGSNYINTNGQWDEITAVLEKTKVPVMAFGIGVQVPDNSDDYVNESTKRFLQLVADRSKTIGVRGALSRKALNSIGIKNVRIFGCPTAFRHCKPELHLPRIKASEIKNLGFTLRRKTHGFAMLQRYMLRTLAENYRTEILCAGELEEKAIFYARSNLVDNPRQVMEKAVSSLIKEKWLYGENDPLLDLYRSSLSVFETVSDFEDAECRQDAVTGFRLHGNLLALANEVPALYITYDTRTREFVKTLGIPHVDGRYIDRFSFEEAWDSADFGMFEKTYAERFKDLTKFLDENGMAHRLGKNPTPNLSKAA; translated from the coding sequence ATGGTTGAAAATATCAAGCCGGGCCGCAAGCCCCGGATCGGCGTGCTTATGCCTGCAGGCAAGGTGGTTGAAGGCAAGGGTGTTGTCACCCACACCTTTGGCGCACCGCAGCGCGCTACCGAACTGTTCACCAATATTGGCGACTGTTTTGTCTATGACAGTTCGCTTCGCATTCTTGATTACGCCGAACTTTACCCGATTTACGGCCAAAGCAGCGGCGGACTGAGCGAAGAGCAGATCGAAAAGATCAACACCCTTGATTACATCTTTTTGCGCGGTTCGAATTACATCAATACCAACGGGCAGTGGGATGAAATCACCGCTGTACTGGAAAAAACCAAGGTGCCGGTTATGGCCTTTGGCATTGGTGTCCAGGTGCCGGACAATTCCGATGACTACGTCAATGAATCCACCAAACGGTTCCTGCAACTGGTGGCGGACCGGTCCAAAACCATTGGCGTGCGCGGTGCCCTGTCACGCAAGGCACTGAATTCGATCGGCATTAAAAATGTACGTATTTTCGGGTGCCCGACGGCGTTCCGTCATTGCAAACCCGAACTTCACCTGCCGCGCATCAAAGCCAGCGAGATTAAAAACCTTGGCTTTACCCTGCGCCGTAAAACGCATGGTTTTGCAATGTTGCAGCGTTACATGCTGCGCACACTGGCGGAAAATTACCGTACCGAAATTTTGTGTGCAGGCGAGCTGGAAGAAAAAGCCATTTTCTATGCGCGCAGCAATCTGGTGGATAACCCCAGGCAGGTCATGGAAAAGGCTGTAAGCAGCCTGATCAAGGAAAAATGGCTTTATGGCGAAAATGACCCGCTGCTTGATCTTTATCGTTCATCGCTAAGCGTTTTTGAAACGGTCAGCGATTTTGAAGATGCCGAATGCCGCCAGGATGCCGTTACCGGCTTCCGCCTGCATGGCAATCTGCTGGCATTGGCAAACGAGGTTCCGGCTCTTTATATCACCTATGATACCCGGACCCGTGAATTTGTGAAAACGCTGGGCATTCCGCATGTCGACGGGCGCTATATCGACCGTTTCTCGTTTGAGGAAGCCTGGGACAGTGCCGATTTTGGCATGTTTGAAAAAACCTATGCCGAGCGGTTCAAGGATTTGACCAAATTCCTTGATGAGAACGGCATGGCGCACCGTCTGGGTAAGAACCCGACCCCAAACCTGAGCAAGGCGGCGTGA
- a CDS encoding glycosyltransferase family 4 protein yields MPSTDLRVLVISHGHPSLSLGGAEVGSYNLHKGLNELDGVESFYLARVGHPVPRHGASALMSLRQKDNEILYHAENYDHFLLSNRSTDEIDRDLLRFVKDYNPDVVHFHHVLGLGMETIYAVREALPDAAIFFTFHEFLTMCHNHGQMVKSGGHKLCNRASPIECNGCFPNVSPAAFLRRERFIKSMLDLADHYVSPSQFLADRFIDWGLDADKMSVIENGLDIDKRAAIRPLTKAQPRRARFAYFGQLTMFKGADVLLDAVGRVPDSIWGDDARLMIFGGNLDRQPLDYQEKVKDLIEKAGERVRFYGAYQNSEMPRLMEMADWTIIPSIWWENSPIVIQEAFFHGRPMIASNIGGMAEKIEDGVNGLHFRVGSAEDLADRLIECLTDKTLWDRMHDGIRRAPTYIECAEQHLAQYRGVLENRPSVAAPGAAPQQSVVGA; encoded by the coding sequence ATGCCGTCGACTGATTTGCGTGTGCTGGTCATCTCCCATGGCCATCCCAGCCTGTCGCTGGGTGGGGCCGAAGTCGGGTCTTATAACCTGCACAAGGGATTGAATGAACTCGACGGTGTCGAGAGCTTTTATCTGGCAAGGGTAGGGCACCCGGTGCCGCGTCATGGGGCATCCGCCCTGATGAGCCTGCGCCAGAAAGACAATGAAATTCTTTATCACGCTGAAAACTATGACCATTTCCTGCTGTCGAACCGCAGCACAGATGAAATTGATCGCGACCTTTTGCGTTTCGTGAAGGATTACAACCCCGATGTGGTGCATTTTCACCATGTGTTGGGGCTGGGAATGGAAACCATCTATGCGGTGCGCGAAGCCCTGCCGGATGCGGCCATTTTCTTTACTTTCCACGAATTCCTGACCATGTGCCACAACCATGGCCAGATGGTCAAAAGCGGCGGGCATAAACTGTGTAACCGGGCCAGCCCCATTGAATGCAATGGCTGTTTCCCGAATGTTTCCCCGGCGGCATTCCTGCGTCGCGAACGCTTTATCAAATCCATGCTGGATCTGGCCGACCATTATGTGTCGCCCAGTCAGTTCCTGGCGGATCGTTTCATCGATTGGGGCCTTGATGCCGATAAAATGTCGGTCATTGAAAACGGGCTGGATATCGATAAACGGGCTGCCATTCGTCCTCTGACCAAGGCACAGCCCCGCCGGGCACGTTTTGCGTACTTTGGTCAGCTGACGATGTTCAAGGGCGCGGATGTGCTGCTTGATGCCGTAGGCCGTGTACCGGATTCCATCTGGGGTGATGATGCCCGTTTGATGATCTTTGGTGGCAACCTCGATCGTCAACCCCTTGATTATCAGGAAAAAGTCAAAGACCTTATCGAAAAGGCCGGCGAAAGGGTGCGGTTTTACGGTGCCTATCAGAACAGCGAAATGCCGCGTTTGATGGAAATGGCGGACTGGACCATTATTCCGTCAATCTGGTGGGAAAATTCACCCATCGTCATTCAGGAAGCGTTCTTCCACGGGCGTCCCATGATTGCCAGTAACATTGGCGGCATGGCCGAAAAAATCGAAGATGGTGTAAACGGCCTGCATTTCCGTGTTGGCAGTGCCGAAGACCTCGCTGATCGCCTGATCGAATGTCTGACTGACAAAACTTTGTGGGATCGGATGCATGACGGGATCCGTCGGGCACCGACCTACATCGAATGCGCAGAACAGCATCTTGCGCAGTATCGGGGGGTTCTTGAAAACCGCCCGTCCGTTGCCGCACCTGGTGCGGCTCCGCAACAATCCGTGGTCGGGGCGTGA
- a CDS encoding polysaccharide pyruvyl transferase family protein: protein MARVLVMIPSGEVYDHDCVRWYNYRDVQKSIDHYHNIGDAFVFDSSLKLMNFEKLGVLPIADPKMEDIDRLREEYDYVFLRGSNYIHSHMDWRNTIAVLKRLKLPVLGFGVGAQAPVKGKLELSEQTKTVLRMMADSTTSIGVRGAYTAQVLWDIGITNVRIVGCPTAFRANNPNMRIKLPALEDVKNVGVTLRREVSPAYAQDIKRYLTFHRDLVKELANRFDVTLMAQGEPEEKKLVFGTDAQKQEAMQALKDNDWVKNWYLDDTMEKLYREKLFYSDVVSDYEDLVRTKDCVLGYRLHGNLMALSNGVPSVYFTYDSRTVEFAETYQIPSYDVFSQKDFVLEDYWDQSLFDKFNRAWFQTYREMQTFLSENNIDHKMTEVMAPQNQPQRKVA, encoded by the coding sequence ATGGCGCGCGTACTCGTAATGATTCCCTCGGGCGAAGTCTACGACCATGATTGTGTCCGCTGGTACAATTACCGCGATGTCCAGAAAAGCATCGATCACTATCACAATATTGGCGATGCCTTCGTGTTTGATTCATCGCTCAAGCTGATGAACTTTGAAAAACTTGGCGTTCTGCCAATTGCCGATCCGAAAATGGAAGATATCGATCGTCTGCGCGAAGAATATGATTACGTCTTCCTGCGCGGCTCGAACTATATCCATTCCCATATGGACTGGCGCAATACCATTGCCGTTCTAAAACGCCTGAAACTGCCGGTTCTTGGTTTTGGTGTTGGTGCCCAGGCCCCGGTAAAGGGCAAGCTGGAACTTTCCGAACAAACCAAAACCGTGCTGCGTATGATGGCCGATTCAACCACGTCAATTGGCGTGCGCGGGGCCTATACCGCACAGGTTCTGTGGGATATCGGCATTACCAATGTGCGCATTGTCGGTTGCCCGACGGCGTTCCGTGCCAATAACCCGAATATGCGCATCAAGCTGCCCGCCCTTGAAGACGTTAAAAATGTCGGCGTCACGTTGCGCCGCGAGGTGTCGCCAGCTTATGCGCAGGATATCAAACGTTACCTGACCTTCCATCGTGATCTGGTCAAGGAACTGGCAAATCGGTTTGACGTAACCCTGATGGCCCAGGGCGAGCCGGAAGAAAAGAAACTGGTCTTCGGGACGGATGCCCAGAAACAGGAAGCCATGCAGGCCCTGAAGGACAATGATTGGGTCAAGAACTGGTATCTTGATGACACCATGGAAAAGCTTTACCGCGAAAAGCTGTTCTATTCCGATGTGGTGTCGGATTACGAAGATCTGGTTCGTACCAAGGATTGCGTGCTGGGTTACCGCCTGCACGGCAACCTGATGGCATTGTCCAACGGCGTACCATCGGTTTACTTCACCTATGACAGCCGCACCGTCGAATTTGCCGAAACCTACCAGATCCCGAGCTACGACGTCTTCTCGCAGAAGGATTTCGTGCTGGAAGATTACTGGGATCAGTCCCTGTTTGACAAATTCAACCGCGCCTGGTTCCAGACCTATCGCGAAATGCAGACTTTCCTGAGTGAAAACAACATCGATCACAAGATGACCGAAGTGATGGCGCCGCAAAACCAGCCGCAACGCAAAGTGGCCTGA